A genome region from Micromonospora inyonensis includes the following:
- a CDS encoding IS1380 family transposase, whose protein sequence is MKATATRPKIAVTGGGRGVVGHVGARLLADLADVTGLTSAFGEALAGLRQRQGGHDPGRVTVDLAVMLADGGEAIADLAVLRDQPALFGPVASDPTAWRLLSRLDEPMLAELRAARARAREIAWAQHADTRGDLPQPMVAGRRVDGLVLDIDATIVLCHSEKEAATRTWKKTFGYHPLLCFLDNTGEALAGVLREGRAGSNTTADHITVLDQALAQIPDAIRHGTPILLRADAAGSTHGFLAHIRSLRDQHLDIRFSVGAAITEPVRAAIRAATGWIPAVDTAGDLREHAEVCEITGLFDAAGWPPGTRFLVRRERPHPGAQLSLFDTIEGWRHQVVATDTPPGNGSIQHLEARHRAHARVEDRIRTGKDTGFGRFPSRHFAINQAWLHLALTGIDLLAWTRILLLDGDLAAAEPKKLRYRLLHVAARLTRTARRTRLAIAANWPWTNALTSAFHRLAGLPRPAG, encoded by the coding sequence GACCGGGCTGACCAGCGCGTTCGGTGAGGCCTTGGCAGGACTGCGGCAGCGGCAGGGCGGGCACGATCCGGGCCGTGTCACCGTGGACCTGGCGGTGATGCTCGCCGACGGCGGCGAGGCCATCGCTGATCTCGCGGTGCTGCGGGACCAGCCCGCCCTGTTCGGGCCGGTCGCCTCCGACCCGACCGCCTGGCGGCTGCTGTCCCGACTGGACGAGCCGATGCTGGCCGAGCTGCGGGCCGCGCGGGCCCGAGCCCGCGAGATCGCCTGGGCCCAGCACGCCGACACCCGCGGTGACCTGCCGCAGCCGATGGTGGCCGGCCGGCGGGTCGACGGTCTGGTCCTGGACATCGACGCGACGATCGTGCTCTGCCACTCGGAGAAGGAAGCAGCGACCCGGACCTGGAAGAAGACGTTCGGCTACCACCCGCTGCTGTGCTTCCTGGACAACACCGGCGAAGCCCTCGCCGGTGTGCTGCGGGAAGGCCGAGCCGGGTCGAACACCACCGCCGACCACATCACCGTCCTCGACCAAGCCCTCGCCCAGATCCCCGACGCCATCCGGCACGGCACCCCGATCCTGCTGCGCGCCGATGCGGCCGGCTCCACCCACGGGTTCCTCGCCCACATCCGCAGCCTGCGCGACCAGCACCTGGACATCCGGTTCTCCGTCGGCGCCGCGATCACCGAACCTGTGCGGGCGGCGATCCGCGCTGCGACCGGTTGGATTCCCGCCGTCGACACCGCCGGTGACCTACGTGAACATGCCGAGGTCTGCGAGATCACCGGCCTGTTCGACGCGGCCGGCTGGCCGCCCGGCACCCGGTTCCTGGTCCGCCGGGAACGCCCACACCCCGGCGCCCAACTATCGCTGTTCGACACCATCGAAGGCTGGCGGCATCAGGTCGTCGCCACCGACACCCCGCCCGGCAACGGCAGCATCCAACACCTGGAGGCCCGGCACCGGGCTCACGCCCGCGTCGAGGACCGCATCCGCACCGGCAAGGACACCGGCTTCGGCCGGTTCCCGTCCCGACACTTCGCCATCAACCAGGCCTGGCTGCACCTCGCACTGACCGGCATCGACCTGCTCGCCTGGACCCGCATCCTGCTCCTCGACGGTGACCTCGCCGCCGCCGAACCGAAGAAACTGCGCTACCGGCTGCTCCACGTCGCCGCCCGCCTCACCCGCACCGCCCGCCGGACCCGACTCGCCATCGCCGCCAACTGGCCCTGGACCAACGCTCTGACCAGCGCGTTCCACCGCCTCGCCGGACTACCGAGACCCGCCGGCTGA
- a CDS encoding DUF397 domain-containing protein has translation MDVTGPKWRKASRSSSNGGACVEVADNLGGVVLVRDTKDRSGGTLAFTPESWRAFVAQVPGRR, from the coding sequence ATGGACGTGACCGGCCCGAAGTGGCGCAAGGCGAGCCGTTCGTCCTCTAACGGTGGGGCCTGCGTCGAGGTGGCGGACAATCTGGGCGGGGTGGTTCTCGTGCGGGACACGAAGGACCGGTCGGGCGGCACGCTCGCCTTCACCCCCGAGTCCTGGCGCGCGTTCGTCGCCCAGGTGCCTGGGCGGCGGTAA
- a CDS encoding DNA cytosine methyltransferase, which produces MASGPGRRAPGGVRLPVGPRGPSRWWPPCQPFSLGGVARGDEDKRNMFPEMFRAIRQIQQPRAVICENVRGTCVHPSGPGPHEDFQDPAGLPGVPPAHWPTPLPASLISQHHRRRLSADPLPGRFHRVTRRPLVHERQQSGEARAEAEQVGARAV; this is translated from the coding sequence ATGGCCTCTGGTCCAGGGCGACGTGCGCCAGGTGGGGTTCGACTACCTGTGGGACCGCGTGGACCTTCTCGCTGGTGGCCCCCCTGTCAGCCGTTCAGCCTGGGCGGTGTCGCCAGGGGTGATGAGGACAAGCGCAACATGTTCCCGGAGATGTTCCGCGCGATCCGCCAGATCCAGCAGCCCAGAGCCGTGATCTGCGAGAACGTCCGGGGAACCTGCGTCCATCCTTCAGGCCCTGGCCCGCATGAAGACTTTCAAGATCCTGCGGGACTACCCGGCGTGCCGCCAGCACATTGGCCGACACCGCTTCCGGCATCGCTCATCTCACAACATCATCGTCGCCGGCTGAGCGCCGACCCCTTGCCTGGCCGCTTTCACCGAGTTACGAGACGTCCTTTAGTGCACGAGCGGCAGCAAAGCGGGGAGGCTCGCGCCGAGGCTGAGCAGGTCGGAGCCCGCGCGGTCTGA
- a CDS encoding IS256 family transposase: MTTETTVGQPAAGPVGAVTDEQLIAMLVDRARGDGLKLTGEGGLLQQLTKRVLESALDGEITDHVGYDKHDPAGRGSGNTRNGSRTKTVLTDIGPVEVRVPRDAAGTFEPQIVRKRQRRLSGVDDMVLSLSAKGLTHGEIAAHLAEVYGAEVSKQTISTITDKVMDGMAEWQNRPLDRVYPVVFIDAINVKIRDGQVANRPIYVVMAVTVDGHRDILGIWAGDGGEGAKHWLHVLTELKNRGVQDVLMLVCDGLKGLPDAVATVWPRTIVQTCVVHLLRNSFRYAARQDWDKIAKALKPVYTAATEDAATERFLEFAETWGRKYPAIVKLWENAWAEFVPFLAFDVEIRKVICSTNAIESVNARIRKAVRARGHFPNEQAALKCVYMALMSLDPTGTGRRRWTMRWKAPLNAFQIAFEGRLTPAND; encoded by the coding sequence ATGACGACCGAGACCACTGTGGGACAGCCGGCCGCCGGGCCGGTGGGTGCGGTCACGGATGAGCAGCTGATCGCGATGCTGGTCGATCGGGCTCGTGGTGACGGGTTGAAGCTGACCGGTGAGGGTGGGCTGCTGCAGCAGCTCACGAAGCGGGTCCTGGAGTCGGCCCTGGATGGTGAGATCACCGACCACGTCGGCTACGACAAGCACGACCCGGCGGGTCGGGGCAGCGGGAACACCCGTAACGGCAGCCGGACCAAGACGGTGCTGACCGACATCGGCCCGGTCGAGGTCCGGGTGCCACGCGACGCCGCCGGGACGTTCGAGCCGCAGATCGTGCGCAAACGCCAGCGGCGTCTGTCCGGCGTCGACGACATGGTGCTGTCGTTGTCGGCCAAAGGTCTCACCCACGGGGAGATCGCCGCGCACCTGGCCGAGGTGTACGGCGCGGAGGTGTCGAAGCAGACCATCTCCACGATCACCGACAAGGTCATGGACGGGATGGCCGAGTGGCAGAACCGGCCCCTCGACAGGGTGTATCCAGTCGTGTTTATCGACGCCATCAACGTGAAGATCCGCGATGGTCAGGTCGCGAACCGGCCGATCTACGTCGTCATGGCGGTCACCGTCGACGGGCACCGCGACATCCTCGGGATCTGGGCCGGTGACGGCGGTGAGGGCGCGAAGCACTGGTTGCATGTGCTCACCGAGCTGAAGAACCGCGGTGTCCAGGACGTGTTGATGCTCGTCTGTGACGGGCTCAAGGGCCTGCCGGACGCGGTCGCGACGGTGTGGCCGCGCACGATCGTGCAGACCTGCGTGGTGCATCTGCTGCGCAACTCGTTCCGGTACGCGGCTCGCCAGGACTGGGACAAGATCGCGAAAGCGCTCAAGCCGGTCTACACCGCGGCGACCGAGGACGCTGCGACCGAAAGGTTCCTCGAGTTCGCCGAGACCTGGGGCCGCAAGTATCCGGCGATCGTGAAGCTGTGGGAGAACGCCTGGGCCGAGTTCGTGCCGTTCCTCGCCTTCGACGTGGAGATCCGCAAGGTCATCTGCTCCACGAACGCGATCGAGAGCGTGAACGCCCGCATCCGCAAGGCCGTCCGCGCCCGAGGACACTTCCCCAACGAGCAAGCCGCGCTCAAGTGCGTCTACATGGCGTTGATGAGCCTCGACCCGACCGGCACCGGACGCCGGCGGTGGACCATGCGCTGGAAGGCGCCGCTGAACGCCTTCCAGATCGCCTTCGAGGGTCGGCTCACCCCGGCCAACGACTGA
- a CDS encoding IS5 family transposase, with protein MPAIPAWLIEPLWVQFAALLPDRPTYQPTHPLGCHRKRIDDRIVFDKLVQVLRFGCAYEAIADATCSATTIRGRRDEWIELGVFAQLKQIALDAYDRLVGLVLDDIAVDGCITKAPGGGEAAGRSPVDRGKQGMKRSLMVDGYGIPLGRVLAGANRHDSPLLGPTLDHLDDLGPLPQAITVHLDAGYDSQVTRALLAERGLTGEIAHKGDKAPIQASQRWHVERTNSWHNAFNRLQRCYERTEKVIDAFFDLADAIITVRSLIRRAWTLYRWNNRPARRR; from the coding sequence GTGCCTGCCATCCCAGCATGGCTGATCGAGCCGTTGTGGGTCCAGTTCGCCGCGCTGCTCCCCGATCGGCCGACCTACCAACCGACACATCCGCTGGGCTGTCACCGCAAGCGGATCGATGACCGCATCGTGTTCGACAAGCTGGTCCAGGTGTTGCGGTTCGGCTGCGCCTACGAGGCGATCGCCGATGCCACCTGTTCGGCCACCACGATCCGCGGCCGCCGTGACGAGTGGATAGAGCTTGGGGTGTTCGCCCAGCTCAAACAGATCGCCCTGGACGCCTACGACCGGCTCGTCGGCCTGGTCCTCGACGACATCGCCGTGGACGGCTGCATCACCAAGGCTCCCGGCGGCGGCGAGGCCGCCGGACGCTCACCGGTCGACCGGGGCAAGCAGGGCATGAAACGCTCGTTGATGGTCGACGGCTACGGCATCCCCCTCGGCCGGGTCCTGGCCGGCGCGAACCGACACGACTCACCCCTGCTCGGCCCCACCCTCGACCACCTCGACGACCTCGGCCCACTACCCCAGGCCATCACGGTGCACCTCGACGCCGGATACGACTCCCAGGTCACCCGCGCCCTGCTGGCCGAGCGCGGCCTGACCGGTGAGATCGCCCACAAGGGCGACAAGGCGCCCATCCAGGCGAGCCAACGGTGGCACGTCGAACGGACGAACAGCTGGCACAACGCGTTCAACCGGCTGCAACGCTGCTACGAACGAACAGAGAAGGTCATCGACGCCTTCTTCGACCTCGCCGACGCGATCATCACCGTCCGCAGCCTCATCCGGCGTGCATGGACCCTCTACCGGTGGAACAACCGACCCGCCCGCCGCCGATGA
- a CDS encoding metal-sensitive transcriptional regulator has product MSTPTPIRGYTATKDQLLARLRRVEGQVRGIEKMVDEDRYCIDVLTQISAIQAALDKVALGLLDDHARHCMHEGAAEGRADEMATEMMAAVGRLMKRG; this is encoded by the coding sequence ATGAGCACACCCACACCGATCCGGGGATACACGGCCACCAAGGACCAGTTGCTCGCGCGGCTACGCCGCGTCGAGGGGCAGGTCCGGGGCATCGAGAAGATGGTCGACGAGGACCGGTACTGCATCGACGTGCTCACCCAGATCTCCGCCATCCAGGCCGCCCTGGACAAGGTCGCCCTCGGCCTGCTCGACGACCACGCCCGGCACTGCATGCACGAGGGCGCCGCCGAGGGGCGTGCCGACGAGATGGCGACCGAGATGATGGCGGCGGTCGGCCGCCTGATGAAGCGCGGCTGA
- a CDS encoding heavy-metal-associated domain-containing protein, which produces MATETYQVKGMTCGHCVSAVSSELGAVAGVTDVQVDLASGQVTVTSDVPLETEAVRAAVDEAGFELVGA; this is translated from the coding sequence ATGGCCACCGAGACGTACCAGGTGAAGGGCATGACCTGCGGACACTGCGTCAGCGCGGTCAGCAGCGAGCTCGGGGCGGTCGCCGGCGTCACCGACGTCCAGGTCGACCTGGCCTCGGGGCAGGTCACCGTCACCAGCGACGTCCCGCTGGAGACCGAGGCGGTCCGCGCCGCGGTCGACGAGGCCGGATTCGAGCTCGTCGGAGCATGA
- a CDS encoding heavy metal translocating P-type ATPase, which yields MSTAEPLRVAPHRIELAIGGMTCASCASRIEKKLNRIDGVTATVNYATEKASIRYDDTVTPQDLIATVEKTGYTAALPPPPTPSAGAEGTTEPVDELRGLRTRLWVSAVLTVPVVLLAMVPAWQFTYWQWLSLTLTAPVVAYGGLPLHRAALVNLRHGAATMDTLISLGTLAAFGWSLWALFLGDAGTPGMTHPFTFDVARSDGAGNIYLETAAGVTTFILAGRYFEARAKRTAGAALRALLELGAKDVAVLRDGAEVRIPVDRLAVGDRFVVRPGEKVATDGVVAEGTSAVDASMLTGESVPVEVGPGDAVVGATVNAGGRLVVTATRIGGDTQLAQMAQLVEQAQTGKAAVQRLADRISGVFVPIVIALAVGTLGYWLGRDAGLTAAFTAAVAVLIIACPCALGLATPTALLVGTGRGAQLGILIKGPEVLESTRRVDTVVLDKTGTVTTGRMTLVDTLPADGQDADELLRLAGALEAASEHPIARAVAAGAARAGTLPPVTGFANAEGLGVTGTVDGRELVVGRVRLLRERGLDVPEGVERAVRDAEAEGRTAVLAGWDGRARGVLVVADVVKPTSRAAIARLREIGLTPVLLTGDNSAVARTVAAEVGVDEVIAEVLPAEKVDMVRRLQAEGKVVAMVGDGVNDAAALAQADLGLAMGTGTDAAIEASDLTLVRGDLMTAVDAIRLSRRTLLIIKSNLFWAFAYNVAALPLAAAGMLNPMIAGAAMAFSSVFVVANSLRLRGFRPVA from the coding sequence ATGTCCACCGCTGAGCCACTACGGGTGGCACCCCACCGGATCGAGCTGGCCATCGGCGGGATGACCTGCGCCTCCTGTGCCTCCCGGATCGAGAAGAAGCTCAACCGCATCGACGGTGTCACCGCCACGGTCAACTACGCCACCGAGAAGGCGAGCATCCGGTACGACGACACCGTCACGCCACAGGATCTGATCGCCACGGTCGAGAAGACCGGCTACACCGCCGCGCTGCCGCCCCCGCCCACGCCGTCCGCCGGCGCGGAGGGGACCACCGAGCCGGTGGACGAGCTGCGCGGGCTGCGTACCCGGTTGTGGGTGTCGGCCGTGCTGACGGTGCCGGTGGTCCTGCTGGCGATGGTGCCGGCCTGGCAGTTCACCTACTGGCAGTGGCTCTCGCTGACCCTGACCGCCCCGGTGGTGGCCTACGGCGGGCTGCCCCTCCACAGGGCCGCCCTGGTCAACCTGCGCCACGGCGCGGCGACCATGGACACGCTGATCTCACTCGGCACCCTCGCCGCGTTCGGCTGGTCGCTCTGGGCGCTCTTCCTCGGCGACGCGGGCACGCCGGGGATGACCCACCCGTTCACCTTCGACGTCGCGCGCAGCGACGGGGCCGGCAACATCTACCTGGAGACGGCGGCCGGGGTGACCACGTTCATCCTCGCCGGCCGCTACTTCGAGGCCCGCGCGAAGCGCACCGCCGGGGCGGCCCTGCGCGCCCTGCTCGAACTGGGCGCGAAGGACGTCGCCGTGCTGCGGGACGGCGCGGAGGTCCGGATCCCGGTCGACCGGCTCGCGGTGGGGGACCGGTTCGTGGTCCGGCCCGGCGAGAAGGTCGCCACCGACGGGGTGGTGGCCGAGGGCACCTCGGCGGTCGACGCCAGCATGCTCACCGGCGAGTCGGTGCCGGTCGAGGTAGGGCCGGGGGACGCCGTGGTCGGGGCGACCGTCAACGCGGGCGGCCGACTGGTGGTCACCGCCACCCGGATCGGCGGGGACACCCAGCTCGCCCAGATGGCGCAGTTGGTGGAGCAGGCGCAGACCGGCAAGGCCGCGGTGCAGCGGCTGGCCGACCGGATCTCCGGGGTCTTCGTCCCGATCGTGATCGCCCTCGCGGTCGGCACCCTCGGCTACTGGCTCGGCCGCGACGCTGGCCTGACCGCCGCGTTCACCGCCGCCGTGGCGGTGCTGATCATCGCCTGCCCGTGCGCGCTCGGTCTGGCCACCCCGACCGCCCTGCTGGTCGGCACCGGCCGGGGCGCGCAGCTCGGCATCCTGATCAAGGGGCCGGAGGTGCTGGAGTCGACCCGGCGGGTGGACACCGTCGTGCTGGACAAGACCGGCACCGTCACCACCGGCAGGATGACCCTGGTCGACACGCTCCCGGCCGACGGACAGGACGCCGACGAACTGCTGCGGCTGGCCGGCGCGCTGGAGGCGGCCAGCGAACACCCGATCGCCAGGGCGGTGGCCGCCGGGGCGGCCCGTGCCGGCACTCTGCCCCCGGTGACCGGGTTCGCCAACGCCGAGGGGCTCGGCGTCACCGGCACGGTCGACGGCCGGGAGCTGGTGGTCGGCCGGGTACGGCTGCTGCGCGAGCGCGGTCTCGACGTACCCGAGGGGGTCGAACGGGCGGTGCGTGACGCGGAGGCCGAGGGGCGGACGGCGGTGCTGGCCGGCTGGGACGGCCGGGCGCGTGGCGTCCTGGTCGTCGCCGACGTGGTCAAGCCGACCAGCCGGGCCGCGATCGCCCGGCTCCGTGAGATCGGTCTGACTCCGGTGCTGCTGACCGGGGACAACTCCGCCGTGGCCCGCACGGTCGCCGCCGAGGTGGGGGTGGACGAGGTGATCGCCGAGGTGCTGCCGGCGGAGAAGGTGGACATGGTCCGACGGCTCCAGGCCGAGGGGAAGGTCGTGGCCATGGTCGGGGACGGGGTGAACGACGCCGCCGCGCTCGCCCAGGCCGACCTGGGACTGGCCATGGGCACCGGCACGGACGCGGCGATCGAGGCGTCCGACCTGACCCTGGTCCGGGGTGACCTCATGACGGCGGTCGACGCGATCCGGCTCTCCCGCCGGACGCTGCTGATCATCAAGAGCAACCTGTTCTGGGCCTTCGCCTACAACGTGGCGGCGCTGCCACTGGCCGCCGCCGGGATGCTCAATCCAATGATCGCCGGAGCCGCGATGGCCTTCTCCTCGGTCTTCGTGGTCGCCAACAGCCTGCGCCTGCGGGGCTTCCGCCCGGTGGCGTAG
- a CDS encoding CsbD family protein, with protein sequence MGIDDKINNASEQAAGKVKEGAGRATGDERLESEGHKDQASANLKQAGEKIKDVFRS encoded by the coding sequence ATGGGTATCGATGACAAGATCAATAACGCGTCCGAGCAGGCGGCCGGCAAGGTCAAGGAAGGTGCCGGCCGGGCGACCGGCGACGAGCGGCTGGAGAGCGAGGGCCACAAGGACCAGGCCAGCGCCAACCTCAAGCAGGCCGGCGAGAAGATCAAGGACGTGTTCCGCAGCTGA
- a CDS encoding polysaccharide lyase family 7 protein, with product MRRPVASILSLALLGVGLAATPAQAATTLPVAGVTASSHDGNVPANAIDGDLNTRWSAEGDGSWIRFDLGASTTVGSIAIAWHQGDTRVQTFAVQVSADAATWNTVVSQRTSSGSTLQLETYGFTDRTARYVRVLGYGNTYNDWNSITEARVYGADGSGGTCAVPADVLDLTNWKITLPIGASESPTEIKQPTLDSYQISPWFVTADSCRAVQFRAPVNGVTTSGSSYPRSELREMTSNGTANAAWSSTSGTHTLTVDLAFTRLPATKPHVVGAQIHDGSDDVTVFRLEGTNLYVTNGDTTHHKLVTSGYQLGTRIQVKFVVGGGQVRAYYNGVLQTTLSRSFSGAYFKAGAYTQANCTNSSPCSSDNYGQTLIYGLSVTHS from the coding sequence ATGCGACGACCCGTGGCCAGCATCCTCTCCCTGGCACTGCTCGGTGTGGGGCTCGCCGCCACGCCGGCCCAGGCGGCGACGACCCTGCCGGTCGCCGGTGTGACCGCCAGTTCGCACGACGGCAACGTGCCGGCCAACGCGATCGACGGCGACCTGAACACCCGCTGGTCGGCCGAGGGCGACGGCTCCTGGATCCGTTTCGACCTCGGGGCGAGCACCACGGTCGGCTCGATCGCCATCGCCTGGCACCAGGGCGACACGCGGGTGCAGACGTTCGCCGTGCAGGTCTCCGCCGACGCCGCCACCTGGAACACGGTCGTCAGCCAGCGGACGAGCAGCGGCAGCACCCTGCAACTGGAGACGTACGGCTTCACCGACCGCACCGCCCGGTACGTCCGGGTGCTCGGCTACGGCAACACGTACAACGACTGGAACAGCATCACCGAGGCACGGGTGTACGGGGCGGACGGCAGCGGCGGGACCTGCGCCGTCCCCGCCGACGTGCTCGACCTGACCAACTGGAAGATCACCCTGCCGATCGGAGCGTCGGAGAGCCCGACGGAGATCAAGCAGCCCACGCTGGACAGCTACCAGATCTCCCCGTGGTTCGTCACCGCCGACTCGTGCCGGGCGGTGCAGTTCCGCGCCCCGGTCAACGGGGTGACCACCAGCGGCTCCAGCTACCCCCGCTCCGAGCTGCGCGAGATGACCTCCAACGGGACGGCCAACGCGGCCTGGTCCTCCACCTCCGGCACGCACACCCTGACCGTGGACCTCGCCTTCACCCGCCTGCCGGCCACCAAGCCGCACGTCGTCGGCGCGCAGATCCACGACGGCAGCGACGACGTGACCGTGTTCCGGCTGGAGGGGACGAACCTGTACGTCACCAACGGCGACACCACCCACCACAAGCTGGTCACCAGCGGCTACCAGCTCGGCACCCGCATCCAGGTGAAGTTCGTGGTCGGTGGCGGGCAGGTCAGGGCGTACTACAACGGCGTCCTCCAGACCACGCTCAGCCGGAGCTTCTCCGGCGCCTACTTCAAGGCCGGCGCGTACACCCAGGCCAACTGCACCAACTCGTCGCCGTGCAGCAGTGACAACTACGGCCAGACGCTCATCTACGGCCTGAGCGTGACGCACTCCTGA
- a CDS encoding DUF4383 domain-containing protein, which produces MATRTSARTRAPHPVRRAAQAVGVVFLLVGVLGFIPGITSDYGSMTFAGHESEAKLLGLFQVSILHNLVHLAFGVAGLALARTVSGARTYLVGGGALYLVLWLYGLVIDHDSGANFVPLNSADNWLHLFLGLGMIALGFLLTRGDRARR; this is translated from the coding sequence ATGGCCACCAGAACCAGCGCCCGTACCCGGGCCCCCCACCCGGTACGCCGGGCCGCCCAGGCGGTCGGCGTGGTTTTCCTGCTGGTCGGGGTGCTCGGTTTCATTCCGGGCATCACCAGCGACTACGGCTCGATGACGTTCGCCGGGCACGAGTCCGAGGCGAAACTGCTCGGCCTGTTCCAGGTGTCGATCCTGCACAACCTGGTGCACCTCGCGTTCGGCGTCGCCGGGCTCGCTCTGGCGCGTACCGTTTCGGGCGCACGGACGTACCTGGTCGGCGGTGGCGCGCTCTATCTGGTGCTCTGGCTGTACGGACTGGTGATCGACCACGACAGTGGCGCGAACTTCGTACCGCTCAACAGCGCCGACAACTGGCTGCACCTGTTCCTCGGCCTCGGCATGATCGCCCTCGGATTCCTGCTGACCCGAGGCGACCGCGCGCGACGTTGA